One Ailuropoda melanoleuca isolate Jingjing chromosome 14, ASM200744v2, whole genome shotgun sequence DNA segment encodes these proteins:
- the RAB15 gene encoding ras-related protein Rab-15, with amino-acid sequence MKTIEVDGIKVRIQIWDTAGQERYQTITKQYYRRAQGIFLVYDISSERSYQHIMKWVSDVDEYAPEGVQKILIGNKADEEQKRQVGREQGQQLAKEYGMDFYETSACTNLNIKESFTRLTELVLQAHRKELDGLRTRASNELALAELEEEEGKPEGPANSSKTCWC; translated from the exons ATGAAGACCATAGAAGTAGATGGCATCAAAGTGCGGATACAGATTTG GGACACGGCGGGGCAGGAGAGATATCAGACCATCACGAAACAGTACTACCGACGGGCCCAG GGAATATTTTTAGTCTACGACATCAGCAGCGAGCGCTCTTACCAGCACATCATGAAGTGGGTCAGTGATGTGGATGAG TATGCACCGGAAGGTGTCCAGAAGATCCTTATAGGGAATAAGGCTGATGAAGAGCAGAAGCGGCAGGTGGGAAGGGAGCAAGGGCAGCAG CTGGCTAAAGAGTATGGCATGGACTTCTATGAAACAAGTGCCTGCACCAACCTCAACATTAAAGAG TCTTTCACGCGGCTGACGGAGCTGGTGCTGCAGGCCCACAGAAAGGAGCTGGATGGTCTCCGGACACGTGCCAGCAATGAGTTGGCATTGGccgagctggaggaggaggagggcaaacCTGAGGGCCCAGCGAACTCTTCGAAAACCTGCTGGTGCTGA
- the GPX2 gene encoding glutathione peroxidase 2 yields the protein MAYIAKSFYDLSAISLDGEKVDFNTFRGRAVLIENVASLUGTTTRDFTQLNELQCRFPRRLVVLGFPCNQFGHQENCQNEEILNSLQYVRPGGGFQPTFTLVQKCEVNGQNEHPVFAYLKDKLRYPYDDPFSLMTDPKFIIWSPVRRSDVAWNFEKFLIGPEGEPFRRYSRTFPTINIEPDIKRLLKVAI from the exons ATGGCTTACATAGCCAAGTCCTTCTACGACCTCAGTGCCATCAGCCTGGACGGGGAGAAGGTAGATTTCAATACGTTCCGAGGCAGGGCCGTGCTGATTGAGAACGTGGCCTCGCTCTGAGGCACGACCACCCGGGACTTCACCCAGCTCAACGAGCTGCAATGCCGCTTTCCCAGGCGCCTGGTGGTTCTTGGCTTCCCTTGCAACCAATTTGGACATCAG GAGAACTGTCAGAATGAGGAGATCCTGAACAGTCTCCAGTATGTCCGCCCCGGGGGTGGATTCCAGCCGACCTTTACCCTGGTCCAAAAGTGTGAGGTGAATGGTCAGAACGAGCATCCTGTCTTCGCCTACCTGAAAGACAAGCTCCGCTACCCTTATGATGACCCGTTTTCCCTCATGACCGATCCGAAGTTCATCATTTGGAGCCCGGTGCGCCGCTCCGATGTGGCCTGGAACTTTGAGAAGTTCCTTATTGGGCCGGAGGGGGAGCCCTTCCGCCGCTACAGCCGCACCTTCCCTACCATCAACATTGAGCCTGACATCAAGCGCCTCCTCAAAGTTGCCATATAG